A stretch of DNA from Mucilaginibacter daejeonensis:
CACTATAGGTGTAGCGTGACCTTTAAAATGAAGATGTATTTTCTTCAAAAATGGACCAGGATAGGCATCATACTTCGTGTCAACAATAAGGGTGTCGTTAGGCGACAACCGGTCTTTATTTACTGTAACTGAATAGCAATCGCAATCTGGAATTACCTTATCTATTATAATGTCTTGGTCCCCATTATTGACGACTTCAAAGATTGCATGCTTGGGAGCGCGGATATCATATTGGCCAAGATTTATATTATTATTATTAACGGTTGGCTTGAACTCTATGATTCTGGTTCGACCAAGTGATTGGTAATAGTGATAGCAGAAAAAAATGGCTACGCCTATAGTTACACCGATTAGTGATGAGATGTGTGTGCTTTTCATGTGATTAAGATTTTACCTTCAAAAAGGGGAGATATTGTATCGAGCACATATAAGATTCAACATCTTATATGTGCCCTACATCTTTCGCAAGATGCTTTGTTTCTCGTCGTGTTTACTACGGTTATTGGTAAGATTCCAAATCTAGGTCGACCAGTTCATTGTAAAAGGTGAAATGACTTAAACACTGAACTAGCATCATCGTGTTAGCTTTAGAAAAGAATTTAATAAAAATCAGTTAGCGACGAGTCTTAATGACAGCAATAGAGTATTAACTGTGAGATCGTATAAATTAGTCATGATAATTTAGGCTATTGGTTCGCATCAAATTTATGTCATAAATTAACAATCGCCATCCTGCACTTCCCGGTATCAGAGTGGTCTATGGAAATCAAAGTTGCAAACTAATATGAAATGTTACTGCTTCCTTCCACCTTAAACTAGCCGCATCTCAGATAAACATATACCAAATTGTCAGGTGATTAGCCGTTTGGCTGTAATGTTCTTAGTCATAACGTGTGGCGAGCGTTTGAAACAAGCGAATCAAGGTATACATGAAGTCTTACAACCAAAGCCAACTACCAATAAAGGGATTTTGATCAGATAAAGATACCTGCTATCTGCAACCATACTTGAAAGATCCACGACATTAAGCTTTAAGAAAGCGATCAAAAATGCCTTCCACTCACTTCTTAGGTAGCCCCTTCGGCACTAATAAGTAGTTATCTTGCCTGTGAGACAGCTGTAAAATCCAAAACTATAATAGACAGGACAGTGCAGTATGGTGCTGTTAAAATTATAAACTAGTCTTGTCGACACAATAACAAAAACCTAAACATTATTAATTACTTCACCTATCTTAAAAGATGCAAGCTTTTGGTACTAACAATTTATTGTTTAGATCAATCCGTCTTGTTTTCGAATCCAATTTATAAAACATGCTCACAACGAATACATTACACAAAGGCTGCTGTCAGTAATATTTGTATCTATTAAGAGACTACCAGGCATGACACGGAATTCATTGGCGTTCGGAATACGTTGTCCAATGTCGACAAATCATTGATAAAAAAGGGATGTTATAAAGAAGTGTCTAATCGATTATTTTGCCATGTAACTTTTCAAAGTTATCACCGCTCAGCGTTAATAAACAATAACCTTATACTCAATCACAATGGCTCATCAAAAATTAATGATATCTCAACAAGACAATATATTTCTAATAGAACCAAGCAAAATTATTTTTATTCAATCAGACAGCTGTTACACCAAGATATATTTAAAAGGAGGGCAAAAAATTCTTGCTTGTAAGCCACTTTCAAAGCTTGAGCGGGAACTTCAACCTGATATATTTATTCGTGTCAATCAATCTTTTTTAATTAATAGATATTTGATTGAACGTATTGATAAAAAAAGAAAGTCCATTGAATTAAATGAGAATCATAGTGTTAGCTACACAGTAGCGTTAAAAGCTTTATTGAAAATGATAGAGGCATGATAATGCTTTTTGAAGTAAGAAAAATAGAAATGCCTGAGCGGTGATCAATTTAAAGACGTCCAAAGACAACACATATTGATAATGTTTAGGATACTTACTCACACGGCTAAAATTCTTTACCGTATACTATATTTATATAATACAATTGACTTTATTAAATTTAACCCATTTGTATAATTATTTTAGGGGAATAATATTTAAGCCAAAAGAATTATGAAAACCAAAAAAAGTAGACTGGCACTGGTGCCTGTAGTTGCAATTGTAACTGTTATGAGTTTAAGTGCGTTCGTAAGTAACGGAGAATCCGGTGAAGCAGGAAAAAAGAAAAAAAGTGTTCTTTATTGTTACAACAGTAAAGAAGAACTTGTGCATACTGGTGAAGAGTGTGTGACGGGTAAAGGTGATTGCGTTAATGACCCTTGTCCTCGCAACACGCATATGCACTTGTAGAACGTATGTGTTAGATAACCCTAAAACAAGGCTTCCCAAGCATAAACGCTTAAAATTTCACCCGTAGGAATTAGAAAACACCTACGGGTGTCTTATTACATAATAAACTCATGAAATATTGTCCTCTATTTTTTATCGTCATTCTAATTTTCTCTTGCAAAAATAAATTTAAAGACAACATCTGCAAACCTGTAGTGGATTCCTCTATGGTTCAAATTGATCTTGACAAAAATGGTAATTCAGACGATAAACTGAACAGAATTATAGAGGTCAAAGAAATTATTCCCTTAGAGACAAAGACTGACTTTTATATAGCTGATATAACTCAATGTTTAAGATTAGACTCACTCATACTCTTGCTAGATGCTAAATATTCAAGACTTTTAATTTACAGACAAGATGGTCGTCTTTTGCGGGAAATTGGACGCTTGGGTGATGGCATTGGTGAGTTCGAAAACATATCTAATTTTTTTGTCGATGAAAGAAAGCGATTGAACTTATTTTCGAGTGAGTCAATGAAAATGCTGATGTATGACATCGAAGGGAAATTTATCGGAGAAAAGAAGGTGCCCTTTTATGCGCAAAGTGCCATCAAGATAAGCCCCAACCAGTATGCATTTTACACTGACTATAATAAGTCTGAAGAAACCGGCGGGTTCAACTTAGTCTTCACGGATAGTTTACTAAAGGTGCGAAGTTTTTTTTCTCCTTATCCAGATAATCCTGATGGACCAGTTTTATCAAAAATATCCGGGGGAATGTTTCAGTCGAACACAAATTCCCTTATCTATGGCGCTTTTCAAGATTCTATTTTTGAAATCACTGATGATAGTAAGGTCTTGAAGCTTAAATACGTTCTCAACATAAAGACCAATAAAATACCCGAAGCGATAAAGGCTGACCCATCAAATTCTCTTAAGTCCAATCCGTCGCGAGTGATAAGTTACAATCAATTACACGGTGCGGTATTTCAGACGAATTCATTACTGAGTTTTATATACTTGGAAAAAAGAATCCCTCAGCAAGTATTATACGATAAAATCCATCGAATCCTCATAAAAAACTCAAAATCAAGTGGCTTCCCAAAGTGCCTTGGCAAAACCATTGGAGTTTATTCTGAAGATTTTATATCATATATAGACCCCGATACGTACAAACGCGTTATATTGGATAATCCCGATGTCGAATTGTACCTAAAGCAATTAAGCCCCATCTTATATAAAGCGCTAATAAACATGTATACAAAACAAACAAATCCGACTTTAGTGATTTGGGGACCGAAAACCATAAAAAAAAATATCAAATCCTAGGCAAATAAGTTTCCGGAATATAATCTCTAACACTTTATTTCACATTAAAGTAATAATAACTAATTAATCTCGAATAACTTGAGTCACTCCTATTTAGAATTACGTCTTTGAGTAAAAATGTATGGGTGACAGTAGCAATAATTATTAGAAAGTTTGTATCCAAATCGACGAATAATAAGGGTTTACGTTTCCAAAATCAATCAACCATTAAGAGTGTGAACAGAATATGCTGTGTAATATTATAATAGATTTATTTTATACAGTAATTGTGTCGCAAATTTTATTATTAAAGAAGGACGATGTTGATTGAATCCAACAACGCGTTAAGCAAAGGGGCGTTTTAAATAACCAACGGATTCGTTGGAAATCCAGTCCTTGAAGTGATTAAATAACATTTAACAACATATTGTCAATTCACTTATACTATGAAAAAAAGCACAGGTGTTAAAACCTTAATTTGTTGTTTGATTCTCTTGTCTTCTTTAGGTAATGTAGTCGCCCAAGAAATAAATAAAATCCGTGTGGATCCTAATCAAGCTTACGGAGGAGCCGTGTCAGAATATTTTACTACTGTGGAGTATATCCCTTTAGAGTCCAATAAACAAAGCACATTTGGATATATCACAAGACTGATTGTTACTGATAGTAGTTTTGTCGTCTATGATTCGGATACCTATAGCGTATACTTTTTTTCCTTATCAGGAAGATTTATAAGAAAGGTAAAAGGAAAAGCAGAAGGGTTAGGTCAAAATATAGATTATGATAAAAAAGCAGGTTATATAGATTTTTCGCGTGTACAAAGGTCTACCAACAAGTTAGAGCACAGTTATTTCAGCAAGACAGGTGAGGAGTTGAGCAAAAACTTTATTCCTCATGCTGAGAATGATTTTGCTGATATGCTACCTTTGGGCGACAACTTCTATGCATCAGCGAATGGATGCTTCATCTCTAATATAGACAAAACTAAGAGTACAATAATCAACAGGTTAGAGATATACAACAATGGAAAGTTATACAAAACCCTATTGCCAATCAATCAACAAGAAAATGAAGCAATCTGTGCTATTCACGGATTTCTTAGATTGCCAGAAAAGTCTGAGAATAATTCGTTCTATATCTCCACTCCTTTAGACTATTTTGTATATAAAATTAACAAAGATAGTGCAAAACTGGTGTTTCAATTCGTTTTCCCAGCAGATAGGATTTTTTCAAACGATATTTTAAAATCACATGATAAAAAACTTATCCGGGAAATTGCAGAAAAGAATATTTTGAACCCAGACCCTTTGAAAATTATGAATGTTTCAAATATATTTTGCAGAGGAGAAAATATTTTTTTTAAGATAAACCCTAAACGGTATGTCTCAAGCCAAGGTTCAGCTATTCAATATCAGTACAATTTTATCTATAACAAGATTTCCGGGAGGTTGATTTCCTTAGAACGCCTAATCGGTGACGAATCCAATTTTTACCTGCCAATTTTCAATGATAGGGTCAAGGTGGACGGCCTAGAGCAGTTTGATGATGGATTTTATTACTCCAATATTTCCTCATACAACATGTTCGCGGCTGCATCAGCCACCAAGCTTAAAAAGCCACAATATCCCGACATCCTACAAAATTTCTTTAAAACTGGAAATAGGCGTAGCAATCCGGTTATCGTTCGAATGAAACTGAAAGAATAAGATGAAAAAGAGTAAATGTCAACAAATTGGCGGTTTGAACAGTACGCATAGCCTCTACTGGTGATGATACATATAGTTCTGTTTTGACTGCATGTACCAATTTAAGGCTCTATATCCTGCCCGTAGCCCTGTTTTGTTTTACCGTCTTCGTGACCCTGAACGAAATTAGCAAAAGGCATAAACTGGTTCGAGCATTATGTCTAGCAAACCATGCGCTGTCTCGCACATGACAGCTAGTATAGCTCCTGTTATCTGAATAATTGATATGCAACACTTTTGGAAAGCTCGTTAGCCACTGATTTGCTTCGGTCGTCCTGAGCAGCACCCTTGGCCAGCAACCGTGCTGCTCCTGTTGGGGTTACTTGCCGTTCTCCCCGAACTGGCGTGAATCAAAGCATCTTCAAGCTAATGGTTTGTAACCCCTCCTAAAAGTCGGACTGCTTAAAGGACGAAAAGTCTTAACTTTAAACAGTCAAACGATGAAGAACTCTATTATTACCGAAGCACAGATTGTCAAGGCCATCAAAGAGTATGAAGGTGGCCGTGAGCTAAACGATGTATGCCGCGAACTGGGCGTGCACAAATCAACCTTTTACAACTGGCGTAAAAAGTACGCCGGCATGGACAGCCAGGAACTGAAACGGCTGAAAGAGCTGGAGGAAGAGAACCGCAAGCTGAAGCATATGTATGCTGAGCTTGCTTTAGATCACAGCTTGTTAAAAGACGTGCTCTCAAAAAAGTTCTGAAGCCCTGCCAGCGCAAGGACATGGTTGCTTACTTAATGGAACATCGCCAGGTAAGCATTAGCAGGGCTTGCCGGGTGGTAAAGCTGCCCAAATCCATGTTTTATTACAAGAACGTTCGTGATGATTCAGAAACCATTGATAAGTTGCTTGAGCTATCTGAACGGTATCCGACTGAGGGTCAGGATCTGTATTACAGCCGCATCCGTCAGCAAGGACTCAGGTGGAATTACAAACGTGTCAGGCGGGTTTACCTGCTGCTGGGCATGA
This window harbors:
- a CDS encoding 6-bladed beta-propeller — its product is MKYCPLFFIVILIFSCKNKFKDNICKPVVDSSMVQIDLDKNGNSDDKLNRIIEVKEIIPLETKTDFYIADITQCLRLDSLILLLDAKYSRLLIYRQDGRLLREIGRLGDGIGEFENISNFFVDERKRLNLFSSESMKMLMYDIEGKFIGEKKVPFYAQSAIKISPNQYAFYTDYNKSEETGGFNLVFTDSLLKVRSFFSPYPDNPDGPVLSKISGGMFQSNTNSLIYGAFQDSIFEITDDSKVLKLKYVLNIKTNKIPEAIKADPSNSLKSNPSRVISYNQLHGAVFQTNSLLSFIYLEKRIPQQVLYDKIHRILIKNSKSSGFPKCLGKTIGVYSEDFISYIDPDTYKRVILDNPDVELYLKQLSPILYKALINMYTKQTNPTLVIWGPKTIKKNIKS
- a CDS encoding 6-bladed beta-propeller is translated as MKKSTGVKTLICCLILLSSLGNVVAQEINKIRVDPNQAYGGAVSEYFTTVEYIPLESNKQSTFGYITRLIVTDSSFVVYDSDTYSVYFFSLSGRFIRKVKGKAEGLGQNIDYDKKAGYIDFSRVQRSTNKLEHSYFSKTGEELSKNFIPHAENDFADMLPLGDNFYASANGCFISNIDKTKSTIINRLEIYNNGKLYKTLLPINQQENEAICAIHGFLRLPEKSENNSFYISTPLDYFVYKINKDSAKLVFQFVFPADRIFSNDILKSHDKKLIREIAEKNILNPDPLKIMNVSNIFCRGENIFFKINPKRYVSSQGSAIQYQYNFIYNKISGRLISLERLIGDESNFYLPIFNDRVKVDGLEQFDDGFYYSNISSYNMFAAASATKLKKPQYPDILQNFFKTGNRRSNPVIVRMKLKE
- a CDS encoding DUF1573 domain-containing protein is translated as MKSTHISSLIGVTIGVAIFFCYHYYQSLGRTRIIEFKPTVNNNNINLGQYDIRAPKHAIFEVVNNGDQDIIIDKVIPDCDCYSVTVNKDRLSPNDTLIVDTKYDAYPGPFLKKIHLHFKGHATPIVLFFKGKVLREGL
- a CDS encoding LytR/AlgR family response regulator transcription factor; the protein is MAHQKLMISQQDNIFLIEPSKIIFIQSDSCYTKIYLKGGQKILACKPLSKLERELQPDIFIRVNQSFLINRYLIERIDKKRKSIELNENHSVSYTVALKALLKMIEA